The following are encoded in a window of Sphingomonas phyllosphaerae genomic DNA:
- a CDS encoding DUF2312 domain-containing protein, whose product MAEERGEGMGGGQVAADELRLLIERAERLEEEKKGIADDIKDVMAEAKSRGYDAKAIRKILQIRKKKREEYQEEQSILEVYMQALGML is encoded by the coding sequence ATGGCAGAAGAACGCGGCGAAGGCATGGGCGGCGGTCAGGTCGCAGCGGACGAGCTCCGGCTGCTGATCGAGCGCGCCGAGCGGCTCGAAGAGGAGAAGAAGGGCATCGCCGACGACATCAAGGATGTGATGGCGGAGGCCAAGAGTCGCGGCTACGACGCGAAGGCGATCCGCAAGATCCTGCAGATCCGCAAGAAAAAGCGTGAGGAATATCAAGAGGAACAGTCGATCCTGGAGGTCTATATGCAGGCGCTGGGCATGCTGTGA
- a CDS encoding amidohydrolase family protein, with product MRAIVDTAHALGRKATAHSHAAEGTKAALEAGVDSIEHGSYLDDETIRLFKTRGAWLVPTEIAPIAALAQARSGALPPATIPKAEAAAVAMHASHKRAFAAGVKFAFGTDTGVSKHGDNATEFVQLIDLGMTPAQAIRSATVDAATVLGRDDLGTLAPGKRADIIAVTGSPLDDVRRLEQVDFVMHKGVVAKQPAA from the coding sequence ATGCGCGCGATCGTCGACACCGCGCACGCGCTGGGCCGCAAGGCGACCGCGCACAGCCACGCGGCGGAGGGGACGAAGGCCGCGCTGGAGGCCGGCGTCGATTCGATCGAACACGGCAGCTATCTGGACGACGAGACGATCCGCCTGTTCAAGACCAGGGGCGCGTGGCTGGTCCCGACCGAGATCGCGCCGATCGCCGCGCTGGCGCAGGCCCGCTCCGGTGCGCTGCCCCCGGCGACGATCCCGAAGGCCGAGGCGGCCGCCGTCGCGATGCACGCCAGCCACAAGCGCGCCTTCGCCGCGGGCGTGAAGTTCGCGTTCGGCACCGACACCGGCGTGTCGAAGCACGGCGACAATGCGACCGAGTTCGTCCAGCTGATCGACCTGGGGATGACCCCGGCGCAGGCGATCCGCAGCGCGACGGTGGATGCAGCGACGGTGCTGGGCCGCGACGACCTGGGCACGCTGGCGCCGGGCAAGCGCGCGGACATCATCGCGGTCACCGGCTCCCCGCTGGACGACGTGCGCCGGCTGGAGCAGGTCGATTTCGTGATGCACAAGGGCGTCGTCGCCAAACAGCCTGCCGCGTAG